The bacterium genome contains the following window.
CAGTAGGCGGACGACGCGCCATGCGCCCTGCCCTGCCCGATCACCTGCCGATCCTCGATCGGCGCGGCGCGCCGCCGCTGGTGGCCGGCGCCTACGTCGAGCGCGAGGTGCTCGCGGCCACCGATCTCTGCGAGGCCGCGGGGCGCCTGTCACCGGCGGCCGTCGGCTGGTCGCGCCGGCCGCTGGTGCGCGCCAACCTGCACGGTCGCTGGCCGCGCAAGAAGCGTTGGAATTTCTGGAACTGGATCAGTCCCCGCTTCGTCTTCTCGGTCACCCTCGCCGACATCGACGTCGCCGCCTTCTGCCAGGCGACCTTCATCGACTTCGCGACCGGGCGCTCGCTCGCCGCGATGGCGCTGGCGCGGCCGGGCTCGCTCGACCTGCCCGAGCACGTCGAGCGCACGGTGGCGTTCCGCGGTCGCTCCATGACCTACGTGAATCGCAACGACGGCGGCGACATGACCGTCCACTTCGCCGGCACCGCCAGGAGCGGCGAGCGGATCGGCGCCGACTTCGTGGTTCGGCGGCCCCCCGGGCAGGAGAGCCTCAACATCGTCGTGCCCTGGAGCGCCGACCACTTCCAGCTCAACTCGAAGCACAACACCATGCCCTGCGAGGGCGTCGTGACGGTGGGCGAGCAGCGCTACGCCATGGATCCCGCCGACTGCCACGCGGTCCAGGACTTCGGTCGCGGCATCTGGCCGTACCGTTCGTGCTGGAACTGGGGCGTGGCGACCGGCGTTCAGGACGGCGTGCGGGTCGGGGTCAACGTCGGCGCCCGGTGGACCACCGGCACGGGCGTCAACGAGAACGGAATCCTGATCGACGGTCGCCTGCACAAGGTGATGGAGGACCTGCGCTGGGAGTACCATCCGGGCGACTGGATGCGTCCCTGGCGCGTCCGCGCCGAGCACTCGGGCGCCATCGACCTGGTGCTGGAGCCGATCTTCGCGCATCGCGTGCGCGCCAGCCTCGGCATCGTCCGCTCCGGTGGCGTCTGCTGCTTCGGACGCTGGCGGGGGAGCATTCGGGTCGACGATCGCACGCGGCCGATCCGCGAGCTGATCGGCTGGGCGGAGGAGTTCGACCACCGCTGGTAGACGGCCGCCCGCCACGCGATCGACGCCGCCAGCGGCGTCCCGCGCGGCGATTACGTCAGCCGCCCACGCTCCGCCACCGCCGCGCGATCACAACGCCGCCGAGCGATCCCGCGCAATCGTGCCTTGACCGTCGCGCCGCCAACCGATACCAAACGTTTGTTTGG
Protein-coding sequences here:
- a CDS encoding DUF2804 domain-containing protein, which translates into the protein MRPALPDHLPILDRRGAPPLVAGAYVEREVLAATDLCEAAGRLSPAAVGWSRRPLVRANLHGRWPRKKRWNFWNWISPRFVFSVTLADIDVAAFCQATFIDFATGRSLAAMALARPGSLDLPEHVERTVAFRGRSMTYVNRNDGGDMTVHFAGTARSGERIGADFVVRRPPGQESLNIVVPWSADHFQLNSKHNTMPCEGVVTVGEQRYAMDPADCHAVQDFGRGIWPYRSCWNWGVATGVQDGVRVGVNVGARWTTGTGVNENGILIDGRLHKVMEDLRWEYHPGDWMRPWRVRAEHSGAIDLVLEPIFAHRVRASLGIVRSGGVCCFGRWRGSIRVDDRTRPIRELIGWAEEFDHRW